In one Desulfoferula mesophila genomic region, the following are encoded:
- a CDS encoding GNAT family N-acetyltransferase: MEACWAVQRMYDAFEPKGSVQGMPPVADYARNTWVEAIMGVSWNFVLRQGHRVVGHAAAIVDRRRGEAEYLVFILPAYQRQGLGSALTGLALDYLRQRGIKRVVLEVRNDNSGALNLYRKLSLRFPRTNDAPRYSAACCLELAA; the protein is encoded by the coding sequence ATGGAGGCCTGTTGGGCGGTGCAAAGGATGTACGACGCCTTCGAGCCCAAAGGTAGCGTGCAGGGCATGCCCCCGGTGGCCGACTACGCCCGCAACACCTGGGTGGAGGCGATCATGGGGGTGAGTTGGAATTTTGTCCTGCGCCAGGGGCACCGCGTGGTGGGCCATGCGGCGGCCATAGTGGACCGGCGGCGCGGGGAGGCCGAGTATCTCGTCTTCATCCTGCCCGCCTATCAGAGGCAGGGGTTGGGTAGCGCCCTCACCGGCTTGGCCCTGGACTATCTGAGGCAGCGGGGCATAAAAAGGGTCGTTTTGGAAGTGCGCAACGACAACAGCGGGGCCCTCAATCTGTACAGAAAATTAAGCCTGCGCTTCCCCCGCACCAACGATGCGCCCCGGTATAGCGCGGCCTGCTGCCTGGAATTGGCCGCCTGA
- a CDS encoding response regulator encodes MPRKLAAILSADVKGFSRLMADDEAATIATLTAYRRIITQLVGQQQGRVVDAPGDNLLVEFASAVNAVCCAVAIQQRLEIENQKLSRRRRMEFRIGVNLGDVVAEQGTLYGDGVNLAARIEGLADPGGVCVSASICEQVKNKLNLSFEDHGLHRVKNIAEPVRVFRVFTDETPGGDEVRGQVPGGRPTRVLLVDDHQVFRSGVRSLVEDEPDLEVVAEASDGRQAVLMTRLHQPDVVLMDISMPDLNGIEATRQIVQAGGSSRVLVLSMHSDPRFVAGVLEAGAHGYLIKTCTAREMLSVIRLVGQGLTYLAPEITDLVVKGFVGRIEGAPAGPPASSLSPREREILQLLAEGVGVEDIAQRLGLGAKTVKAYRHNLMDKLNLANMVELVRYALREDICSLDNWLSK; translated from the coding sequence ATGCCCCGCAAACTGGCCGCCATACTTTCCGCCGACGTCAAGGGCTTCAGCCGCCTGATGGCCGACGACGAAGCCGCCACCATAGCCACCCTCACCGCCTACCGCCGCATAATCACCCAACTCGTCGGGCAGCAGCAGGGAAGGGTAGTCGATGCGCCCGGCGACAACCTCTTGGTCGAGTTTGCCAGCGCGGTCAATGCCGTGTGTTGCGCCGTGGCCATCCAACAGCGGCTGGAGATCGAGAACCAGAAGCTGAGCCGCCGGCGGCGCATGGAGTTTCGCATTGGAGTGAACCTGGGCGACGTGGTGGCCGAACAGGGGACCCTATATGGCGACGGGGTTAACCTGGCGGCCCGCATCGAGGGCCTGGCCGACCCCGGCGGGGTGTGCGTGTCGGCCAGCATTTGCGAGCAGGTGAAGAACAAGCTCAATCTGAGTTTCGAGGACCATGGCCTGCACCGGGTGAAAAACATCGCCGAGCCGGTCCGGGTGTTCCGGGTGTTCACCGATGAGACGCCCGGCGGGGACGAAGTCAGGGGGCAGGTACCCGGCGGCCGCCCCACGCGCGTATTGCTGGTGGACGATCACCAGGTGTTTCGCAGCGGTGTCAGAAGCCTGGTCGAAGACGAACCGGACCTGGAGGTGGTGGCCGAGGCCTCCGACGGCCGCCAGGCGGTGCTGATGACCCGGTTGCATCAGCCGGACGTGGTGCTCATGGACATCTCCATGCCCGACCTGAACGGCATCGAGGCCACCCGCCAGATCGTGCAGGCCGGAGGCTCCAGCCGGGTGTTGGTGCTTTCCATGCACAGCGACCCGCGCTTCGTGGCGGGGGTCTTGGAGGCCGGGGCCCACGGCTACCTGATAAAAACCTGCACCGCCCGGGAAATGCTGTCCGTGATTCGTTTGGTGGGCCAGGGGCTCACCTACCTCGCCCCCGAAATCACCGACCTGGTGGTGAAGGGCTTTGTGGGGCGCATCGAAGGCGCGCCGGCCGGCCCCCCGGCCAGCAGCCTGAGCCCCCGCGAGCGCGAAATCCTGCAACTATTGGCCGAGGGCGTGGGCGTGGAGGATATCGCCCAGAGGCTGGGCCTGGGGGCCAAGACCGTGAAGGCCTACCGGCACAACCTGATGGACAAGCTGAACCTGGCCAACATGGTGGAGCTGGTGCGCTATGCGTTGCGCGAAGATATCTGCTCGCTGGACAACTGGCTGAGCAAGTGA
- the istA gene encoding IS21 family transposase, producing MDQWARIRLELRDGQASKRELMRREGIHWDTLQKIQNFPEPPGYRLSTPRAKPKLGPYLELIARIIKEDKKVPKKQRHTATRIYHRIKEAGYQGKYTQVKEAVRAIKRVSQEVYMPLVHRPGEAQVDFGYALAKVSGELRKIALFIMALPYSDAFFVAAFDKECSESYWEGHARAFEFFGGVPHRISYDNSKVLVSKIIGPHERKLTDGFLKLQSHYLFREHFCRVRRPNEKGVVEGVVKYARQNFLVPVPQVKDLAELNAMLLRQCRDDMKRRLRGKGGSKAEVLQEDQTAFVPLPPSRFDACRKQPTRANSLSLVRFDDNDYSVPVACAHHEIVAKGYVDRVVLCHHDVVVARHSRSWGKEGVFFDYRHYLPLLERKPGSLDHARPLADLDLSECFEVLRRRLVAGEDMPGQGTRKYIKVLRLLEDHSMARLKRAVEQALYAGAYAPEAIVHLLEPPSSGPAATFLLDGREHLGRVSVAGPDITVYDSLLAQGGALS from the coding sequence ATGGATCAATGGGCCCGGATCAGACTTGAGTTGCGCGATGGCCAGGCGAGCAAGCGCGAGTTAATGCGTAGAGAGGGCATCCATTGGGATACCCTGCAAAAGATTCAGAATTTTCCCGAGCCTCCCGGATACCGGCTCAGCACCCCCCGAGCCAAGCCCAAGCTTGGCCCCTACCTTGAGTTGATCGCCCGGATCATAAAAGAGGACAAAAAGGTTCCCAAGAAGCAAAGGCACACGGCCACGCGCATATATCACCGCATCAAGGAGGCGGGTTATCAGGGCAAGTACACCCAGGTAAAGGAGGCGGTGCGCGCAATCAAGCGCGTGAGCCAGGAGGTGTACATGCCCCTGGTCCATCGTCCCGGCGAGGCGCAGGTGGACTTTGGCTATGCCCTGGCCAAGGTTTCCGGGGAGCTTCGCAAGATAGCGCTTTTTATCATGGCCTTGCCGTACTCCGATGCCTTTTTCGTGGCGGCCTTCGACAAGGAGTGCAGCGAGAGCTACTGGGAAGGGCATGCCAGGGCGTTCGAGTTTTTCGGTGGGGTGCCCCACCGGATCAGTTACGACAATAGCAAGGTCCTGGTTTCCAAGATCATAGGGCCTCATGAGCGCAAGCTGACCGATGGTTTTCTCAAGCTGCAGAGCCATTACCTTTTTCGGGAGCATTTTTGTCGGGTGCGGCGTCCAAACGAGAAGGGCGTGGTGGAAGGGGTGGTCAAGTACGCCCGGCAGAATTTTTTGGTGCCAGTGCCCCAGGTGAAGGACCTGGCCGAGCTCAATGCCATGCTTTTAAGGCAGTGCCGCGACGACATGAAGCGCCGTTTGCGTGGCAAGGGCGGTAGCAAGGCCGAGGTTTTGCAGGAAGACCAGACAGCCTTTGTCCCCCTGCCTCCCTCCCGCTTCGATGCCTGCCGCAAACAGCCTACCCGGGCCAATTCATTGTCCCTGGTCCGCTTCGACGACAATGACTACTCGGTGCCGGTGGCTTGTGCCCACCATGAAATTGTGGCCAAGGGCTATGTGGATCGGGTGGTGCTCTGCCACCATGACGTGGTGGTGGCCCGCCACTCCCGATCCTGGGGCAAGGAAGGGGTGTTTTTCGACTACCGGCATTATCTGCCCTTGCTGGAGCGCAAGCCTGGCTCCCTGGACCACGCCCGCCCCCTGGCTGACCTAGATCTGTCTGAGTGCTTTGAGGTCTTGAGGCGGCGGCTGGTGGCCGGGGAAGACATGCCTGGCCAGGGCACCCGTAAATACATAAAGGTCCTACGTTTGCTGGAGGACCACTCCATGGCCAGACTGAAGCGGGCGGTGGAGCAGGCATTGTACGCGGGAGCCTATGCCCCGGAGGCCATTGTCCACCTGCTGGAGCCGCCATCATCAGGGCCCGCGGCCACCTTCCTGCTGGACGGTCGTGAGCACCTGGGCCGAGTGAGCGTGGCCGGGCCCGATATCACAGTCTATGACTCCCTCCTCGCGCAGGGAGGGGCGCTGTCATGA
- a CDS encoding class I adenylate-forming enzyme family protein has product MSRFSTATKIVSLLDRHLHPAVIQGEDTITYAQLDRRAGHLAAGLAGLGLAAGDRVALCAPNSVEWLYVYFAALKLGATAVTLSNQLSAQELSLLAGHARPKAVYADPAHYPVLEALRETAGISWIIGAGGDHEPAALMPAASEPLGAVERERDHTACVLYTGGTTGTPKGVMLSHENINTAIHNVVRMEGSNENDRVLCFLPFNHVFGQMHIMNATVLSAGCLVLLPGYNQDEALEAVARHGVTKLYAVPTVYVRLLQLSDLKARLGKVRYCFSAAASLAREHVLRWREATGLAIHEAYGMTETASMVTFNHHRRHLVGSVGEPVGTTEVSIRDAGGLALPTGQSGEICIRGRNVMQGYLDNPSDTRDLFYGDWLRSGDVGYLDQDGYLFIVDRLKEMIITGGENVYPREVEEVIFQWRQIAECSVIGLPDPEYGERVVAVCVPTPGESIDALELRAFLKTKLSGYKVPKEFVIKNDLPKSPAGKMLKREIKKDLIEG; this is encoded by the coding sequence GTGTCACGGTTTTCAACCGCCACTAAAATCGTCTCGCTTTTGGACCGCCATTTACACCCGGCGGTGATCCAAGGAGAAGACACCATTACCTATGCCCAGCTCGATCGGCGCGCCGGCCACCTGGCCGCCGGCCTGGCCGGGCTGGGCCTGGCCGCAGGGGACCGCGTCGCCCTGTGCGCGCCCAACTCGGTGGAATGGCTCTACGTCTATTTCGCGGCGTTGAAGCTGGGGGCGACGGCGGTGACCCTTTCCAACCAGCTCTCGGCCCAGGAGCTGTCCCTGCTGGCCGGGCACGCCCGCCCCAAGGCGGTCTACGCCGACCCGGCCCACTACCCCGTCCTGGAGGCCCTGCGCGAAACGGCGGGCATAAGCTGGATCATCGGGGCGGGGGGCGACCACGAGCCCGCCGCGCTCATGCCCGCGGCCTCCGAGCCCCTGGGCGCGGTGGAGCGCGAACGCGACCACACGGCCTGCGTGCTCTACACCGGCGGCACCACCGGCACCCCCAAGGGGGTGATGCTCAGTCACGAAAACATAAACACCGCCATCCACAACGTGGTGCGCATGGAAGGCTCCAACGAAAACGACCGGGTGCTGTGTTTTTTGCCCTTCAACCACGTCTTCGGCCAGATGCACATCATGAACGCCACCGTGCTCTCGGCCGGCTGCCTGGTGCTCTTGCCCGGCTACAACCAGGACGAGGCCCTGGAGGCCGTGGCCCGGCACGGGGTCACCAAGCTCTACGCGGTTCCCACGGTCTACGTGCGCCTGTTGCAGCTTAGCGACCTCAAGGCCCGGCTGGGCAAGGTGCGCTATTGTTTCAGCGCCGCGGCCAGCCTGGCCCGGGAACACGTGCTGCGCTGGCGCGAGGCCACCGGCCTGGCCATCCACGAGGCCTACGGCATGACCGAGACCGCCTCCATGGTGACCTTCAACCACCACCGCCGGCACCTGGTGGGCTCGGTGGGCGAGCCGGTGGGCACCACCGAGGTGAGCATCCGCGACGCCGGCGGCCTGGCCCTGCCCACCGGCCAGAGCGGCGAGATATGCATCCGGGGCCGCAACGTGATGCAGGGCTACTTGGACAACCCTTCCGACACCCGTGACTTGTTTTACGGCGACTGGCTGCGCTCGGGGGACGTGGGCTACCTGGACCAGGACGGCTACCTGTTCATCGTGGATCGCCTCAAGGAGATGATCATCACCGGCGGGGAAAACGTTTATCCCCGCGAGGTAGAGGAGGTCATTTTCCAGTGGCGCCAGATAGCCGAGTGCTCGGTTATCGGGCTGCCCGATCCGGAATACGGCGAGCGGGTGGTGGCGGTGTGCGTGCCCACGCCGGGCGAGAGCATCGACGCCCTGGAGCTGCGGGCCTTTTTGAAAACCAAGCTCAGCGGCTACAAGGTGCCCAAGGAGTTCGTCATCAAAAACGACCTGCCCAAGAGCCCGGCCGGCAAAATGCTCAAGCGGGAGATCAAAAAGGACCTCATAGAGGGCTGA
- the istB gene encoding IS21-like element helper ATPase IstB has translation MKDQDKPTVLLEYHLKKLKLPTILREYAAMAKVCSQDRSDYMTYLLRLTERELLDREKRAAERRIKQAAFPVIKTMDTFDFKAQPSINQQLVRELMRGEYIAKKENVLLIGNSGTGKTHLASAMAFAACAQGSKVKFYSATALVTELMECREERRLQRLQKQLQRLHLLVIDELGYVPFSKIGAQMLFEVVGRAYEQQSLMITTNLPFQQWTEVFGSERLTGALLDRLTHRCHIIEANGESYRLRQAKRRSQAKPKTN, from the coding sequence ATGAAGGACCAGGACAAACCCACCGTGCTCTTGGAGTACCACCTCAAAAAGCTGAAGCTGCCCACCATTCTCCGGGAATACGCGGCCATGGCCAAGGTCTGCAGCCAAGACCGCTCCGATTACATGACCTACCTGCTGCGCCTGACCGAGCGGGAGCTTCTGGACCGCGAGAAGCGGGCAGCCGAAAGGCGCATCAAGCAAGCCGCCTTTCCGGTGATCAAGACCATGGACACCTTTGATTTCAAGGCACAGCCCTCCATCAATCAGCAGCTGGTCAGGGAGCTGATGAGGGGCGAGTACATCGCCAAAAAGGAAAACGTGCTCCTGATCGGAAACTCCGGCACCGGCAAGACCCACCTGGCCAGCGCCATGGCCTTTGCGGCCTGCGCCCAGGGAAGCAAGGTGAAATTCTACAGCGCCACCGCCCTGGTCACAGAGCTCATGGAATGCCGCGAGGAAAGACGTCTGCAACGCCTGCAGAAACAGCTCCAGCGCCTACACCTGCTGGTCATCGATGAACTGGGCTATGTGCCCTTCTCCAAGATAGGCGCTCAAATGCTATTCGAGGTGGTGGGTAGGGCATATGAACAACAAAGCCTCATGATCACCACCAATCTCCCTTTCCAGCAATGGACGGAGGTCTTCGGCTCCGAAAGACTCACCGGTGCACTGCTGGACAGACTGACCCATAGGTGCCACATCATCGAGGCCAATGGAGAAAGCTACCGGCTCCGCCAAGCCAAAAGACGATCCCAGGCAAAGCCCAAAACCAACTAA